In Candidatus Melainabacteria bacterium RIFOXYA2_FULL_32_9, a single genomic region encodes these proteins:
- a CDS encoding tRNA pseudouridine(55) synthase TruB, with amino-acid sequence MNCSLVSGNLFGIINVNKPVKFTSHDVVSKLRKILNIRQIGHTGTLDPLAVGVLPVCIGKATRIIQYLEGSKAYRAYVKLGIRTNTYDADGEIIEDNPVNLDLQRIQDALKEFQGEITQKPPIYSAVHYKGKRLYEYARANIEVEDIPERNVHINSIELLDILNKDSDHPTLIVDIDCSGGTYIRSIANDLGDILGYGASLDSLIRTKSGRFTIDKSHSLEEIQEFFRSGRLNEILINPVDVINLERVSITEDQINKVTKGQYIKICDENKLANIEKIQLIYENKLIAIARIEEDKAFPINVFV; translated from the coding sequence GTGAATTGTAGTTTGGTTTCAGGCAATTTATTTGGAATAATAAACGTTAATAAACCGGTAAAATTTACTTCTCATGATGTGGTAAGCAAACTTAGAAAAATATTAAATATTAGACAAATAGGTCATACAGGAACCCTTGATCCCTTAGCGGTTGGGGTTCTTCCTGTATGTATAGGTAAAGCAACAAGAATTATTCAATATCTGGAAGGTTCAAAAGCTTACAGGGCTTATGTTAAGCTAGGAATAAGGACAAATACTTATGATGCAGATGGTGAAATTATAGAAGATAATCCCGTTAATTTGGATTTGCAAAGAATTCAAGATGCATTAAAAGAGTTTCAGGGTGAAATAACACAAAAACCTCCTATATATTCAGCTGTTCATTATAAAGGAAAAAGATTATATGAATACGCAAGGGCTAATATTGAAGTAGAGGATATTCCTGAGCGTAATGTTCATATTAATTCAATAGAATTATTGGATATATTAAATAAAGATTCGGATCATCCAACGCTTATTGTTGATATTGATTGTTCAGGTGGTACATATATAAGGTCTATAGCTAATGATTTAGGTGATATACTTGGTTATGGCGCAAGTCTTGATTCTTTAATCAGAACAAAATCGGGTAGATTTACAATAGATAAAAGTCATTCCCTTGAAGAAATTCAAGAATTCTTTAGGTCTGGCAGATTAAATGAGATTCTTATTAATCCCGTTGACGTAATTAACTTAGAGCGTGTTAGTATAACTGAGGATCAAATAAATAAAGTTACAAAAGGCCAATATATTAAAATTTGTGATGAAAATAAGTTAGCTAATATAGAAAAAATACAGCTTATATACGAAAATAAATTAATCGCAATTGCTAGAATAGAAGAAGATAAAGCTTTCCCTATAAATGTTTTCGTCTAA
- a CDS encoding ribosome-binding factor A, translating into MYTRSDRIRKALIKEISDIIQRHVKDPRISGIVSVTDVEVSADYKYAKTYVSVFGTEEQKEQTLEALQDSTPYIRSEIGKRVRLRYTPEIEFIRDDSLERGSRITELIDKISRGEL; encoded by the coding sequence ATGTATACAAGAAGCGATCGTATAAGAAAAGCACTAATTAAAGAAATCAGCGATATAATACAACGGCATGTGAAAGATCCTCGTATTTCAGGGATTGTATCAGTTACAGATGTTGAAGTTTCTGCAGATTATAAGTATGCAAAAACCTATGTTAGTGTTTTTGGAACTGAGGAGCAAAAGGAACAGACATTAGAAGCTCTTCAGGATTCTACTCCTTATATCAGAAGCGAAATTGGTAAAAGAGTGAGACTAAGATATACGCCAGAAATTGAGTTTATCAGAGATGATTCTCTTGAAAGAGGAAGTAGAATTACAGAGCTGATTGACAAGATATCAAGAGGTGAATTGTAG